Within Metabacillus sp. KUDC1714, the genomic segment ATTATTGCTAATGGATATTGAATTGCAATTAAAGAAATAGCGCCACCGATTAAGTAAAATGCTGATCCGCCTCTTATTTGTGTAAGATTCTCACCAGCAACATCTTTTGAAAAAAATAAAAGTGAAAGCTCAGTAATTGTATTTGCAATTAATTTCAGTGCTGAAAAAACCATGAAGTACAGTAAGGCAAATACCGTAAATAATGCTAACCTGATCCCATTATTCGAAAAGAATTCCAACATTCCATCATAAATTCCTAACACTTGCAAATAATCAATGACGATCATGACAGTAGCTATCGATAATGATGTACTAAACAATAAGATTGTTATTAGTGGAAAGTAACTAGTAAAATATGTATTTCTCATTTTCAATCCCCAATTTCGTTAAATAACCTTCAACATTTTCAATAAATTTCTACATTATTATGTATCAGTCATCTCAATTTGACAAGCAAAATTGACAGATTATTGAAGATTCCCCCACAAATTATATAAGTGGATACATTCTCTCTGTAAATTTAGGTTTTTCACACCTGAAAATTAATTCCTAGATTCAATTCAATAAAAAAACAGAATGTCTAATTCTTTACATCCTGCTAACGAGCAACAACGCGAACATATTCACGTGATTTAAATTTTTCGAATACATCTGCTTCTTTTGTTAAAAAACCTATTGGTGTTTCTGTATTTGTTAGTTGAAATATTGACTCTTCAAATGTAGATGAATCAACATAATCTCTTTTTATTTTTTCATTCATATACCAAGCACTACCAAACATGGATGAAAATATGCACCCTGCAACAAATATATTCATTTTTTTCATGGAATCACCTCAATTTTTAGGATGCTCCATAATCTTAGGAATATACAAGTCAGCAGAAATTTGTTATCATTTTTATGTTCATATGAACTTGAAATGATGCATATTTCTCGATTATTTCATAGTAACCTAGTAACTGGAACATAATAAATCAGAAAAAGTAACACCAATTTTGTGTAAGCTCACTTGGGCCAATCTAATTTAAACTGATGCTGTTGCATAACCCAAATTTCCCGTCATTTTGCCGGGATGCAGTATTACGTCCCAATCGTTTTGTATGACAACTATTATTATTATTGCCCATTTTGTAAGGAGGTTAAAAGATGACATTACTACATGTGGCAATTTTATCACCTTTTATTTTTGCCATACTTGTTCCCTTTCTGTATAAACGTTTTCGTAACATTCATACAGGTTGGTTTGTTTTAGTTTTA encodes:
- a CDS encoding YufK family protein; the protein is MRNTYFTSYFPLITILLFSTSLSIATVMIVIDYLQVLGIYDGMLEFFSNNGIRLALFTVFALLYFMVFSALKLIANTITELSLLFFSKDVAGENLTQIRGGSAFYLIGGAISLIAIQYPLAIIGIFLVATIFYFVYIVYKISSSLTSASLIGLVLFHVLVWFTFILGTLYLCFRLYNSIMASLPV